From Alosa sapidissima isolate fAloSap1 chromosome 2, fAloSap1.pri, whole genome shotgun sequence, one genomic window encodes:
- the LOC121700137 gene encoding cell surface glycoprotein CD200 receptor 1-like isoform X1, with the protein MEVGWIILPFLALLCPSSSSSAGQLNDSQAPALQTEYFAEGKDANISCSNRTWSDALHFIWKINISGVNCLISESTKNPPHNNCTGGKTLRNTTNGESYLHIPHFGVKDEGIYSCEIVYRGGAETVTITVRAAVTPVLSTRLEQDSGQRFAVCSAAGGKPAAIVSWEEMWGSSEVTERSTQNADGTVTVESWLRVPDGTKDKLTCVASHLFWTRGASSAAVDLTEIRDAGSLAGELWQLIMISFFFVLSLVIVTFLSIYMCLERHN; encoded by the exons ATGGAGGTGGGGTGGATTATACTACCTTTCTTGGCTTTGCTGTGTCCTTCGTCGAGCTCCTCTGCAG GACAACTAAATGATTCACAGGCCCCAGCCCTACAAACTGAATATTTTGCAGAGGGCAAAGACGCTAACATAAGTTGCAGCAATAGGACATGGTCTGATGCTCTCCATTTTATCTGGAAAATAAACATCAGTGGAGTCAACTGTCTGATAAGTGAATCTACCAAAAATCCTCCGCACAACAACTGCACAGGAGGGAAAACGCTCCGCAACACCACCAATGGGGAGTCCTACCTGCACATTCCTCACTTTGGAGTCAAAGATGAAGGGATATATTCATGTGAAATTGTGTACAGAGGTGGAGCTGAAACAGTCACGATTACAGTGCGGGCAGCAG TCACCCCTGTCCTCTCCACCAGACTGGAGCAGGACAGTGGACAGAGGTTTGCTGTCTGTTCTGCTGCTGGGGGAAAACCAGCGGCCATAGTGTCCTGGGAGGAGATGTGGGGATCCTCTGAGGTCACGGAGAGGTCAACTCAGAACGCTGACGGAACAGTGACCGTGGAGAGCTGGCTGCGCGTGCCTGATGGAACAAAGGATAAACTCACCTGTGTGGCCAGTCACCTCTTCTGGACACGAGGAGCAAGCTCTGCTGCCGTGGATCTCACAGAGATACGTGATG CAGGTTCATTGGCAGGTGAATTATGGCAGCTCATCATgatatcatttttttttgtacttaGTTTGGTCATTGTAACTTTTCTCAGCATATACATGTGCCTTGAGAGACAcaattaa
- the LOC121700137 gene encoding cell surface glycoprotein CD200 receptor 1-like isoform X2 gives MEVGWIILPFLALLCPSSSSSAGGKTLRNTTNGESYLHIPHFGVKDEGIYSCEIVYRGGAETVTITVRAAVTPVLSTRLEQDSGQRFAVCSAAGGKPAAIVSWEEMWGSSEVTERSTQNADGTVTVESWLRVPDGTKDKLTCVASHLFWTRGASSAAVDLTEIRDAGSLAGELWQLIMISFFFVLSLVIVTFLSIYMCLERHN, from the exons ATGGAGGTGGGGTGGATTATACTACCTTTCTTGGCTTTGCTGTGTCCTTCGTCGAGCTCCTCTGCAG GAGGGAAAACGCTCCGCAACACCACCAATGGGGAGTCCTACCTGCACATTCCTCACTTTGGAGTCAAAGATGAAGGGATATATTCATGTGAAATTGTGTACAGAGGTGGAGCTGAAACAGTCACGATTACAGTGCGGGCAGCAG TCACCCCTGTCCTCTCCACCAGACTGGAGCAGGACAGTGGACAGAGGTTTGCTGTCTGTTCTGCTGCTGGGGGAAAACCAGCGGCCATAGTGTCCTGGGAGGAGATGTGGGGATCCTCTGAGGTCACGGAGAGGTCAACTCAGAACGCTGACGGAACAGTGACCGTGGAGAGCTGGCTGCGCGTGCCTGATGGAACAAAGGATAAACTCACCTGTGTGGCCAGTCACCTCTTCTGGACACGAGGAGCAAGCTCTGCTGCCGTGGATCTCACAGAGATACGTGATG CAGGTTCATTGGCAGGTGAATTATGGCAGCTCATCATgatatcatttttttttgtacttaGTTTGGTCATTGTAACTTTTCTCAGCATATACATGTGCCTTGAGAGACAcaattaa
- the si:ch211-214p13.7 gene encoding uncharacterized protein si:ch211-214p13.7 isoform X1: MGNLVCSAKRKKVSDVNNESDEDNSTNAAQGGQAQIQHKVDKDTNGPKEEVLYATIDHGNGKKAGNMVQVVEGDDCDYAIVKIPSEDKLSIREDCSDDYVLMG; the protein is encoded by the exons ATGGGCAACCTCGTATGTAGTGCAAAACG AAAAAAGGTATCAGATGTCAATAATGAATCTGATG AAGATAACAGCACAAATGCAGCACAAGGTGGACAAGCACAAATCCAGCACAAGGTGGACAAAGACACA AACGGGCCGAAGGAGGAAGTCCTGTATGCAACAATTGACCATGGCAACGGCAAGAAAGCAGGAAATATGGTGCAGGTAGTGGAGGGAGATGACTGTGACTATGCGATCGTCAAAATCCCCTCTGAGGACAAGCTGTCAATCAGAGAGGACTGCTCTGATGACTATGTGCTCATGGGCTGA
- the si:ch211-214p13.7 gene encoding uncharacterized protein si:ch211-214p13.7 isoform X2 codes for MGNLVCSAKRKKVSDVNNESDDNSTNAAQGGQAQIQHKVDKDTNGPKEEVLYATIDHGNGKKAGNMVQVVEGDDCDYAIVKIPSEDKLSIREDCSDDYVLMG; via the exons ATGGGCAACCTCGTATGTAGTGCAAAACG AAAAAAGGTATCAGATGTCAATAATGAATCTGATG ATAACAGCACAAATGCAGCACAAGGTGGACAAGCACAAATCCAGCACAAGGTGGACAAAGACACA AACGGGCCGAAGGAGGAAGTCCTGTATGCAACAATTGACCATGGCAACGGCAAGAAAGCAGGAAATATGGTGCAGGTAGTGGAGGGAGATGACTGTGACTATGCGATCGTCAAAATCCCCTCTGAGGACAAGCTGTCAATCAGAGAGGACTGCTCTGATGACTATGTGCTCATGGGCTGA